In Hemicordylus capensis ecotype Gifberg chromosome 4, rHemCap1.1.pri, whole genome shotgun sequence, the genomic window ctctctctcagccctctcttggagatgctgccagggagggaacttggagcctagatgctcttcccagagcagctccattcccgaaggggaatatcttatagtgctcacacatcaactctcccattcatatgcaaccagagtggaccctgcttagctaaagggacaagtcatgcttgcgaccacaagaccagctcctctccccTTTCGGCACTTCAGGGTTGAGTGAGGATTTTAACCCATGGGATTCCAGCCTCCCCACCTAAAATGTGGGGGTTCTTTTGGAGGGGGAGGTATATAACCTCCCCACCTCCAGGTTGTGCAAGGAACCTTGCAAACCATGAAGGGCAAAGATTGATAAGGACCCTCAGCAAGGGAGCAGTGGATGCCTTCCATTGCTGGTGCTGGGGGTGAAGGAGGAATCTCAGAAACCCCAAAGGATGCCTGGAAGGCTGGCCTAGTTGGCAGTGGGGCAAGGGAAGATGTCTTTCTGGTCACCAGAGTGTGGGGCTAGAACAGAGCAATGTGCGGAGAGACAGGTgaacaagcaggcaggcagagcttcCTTGCGGAGTCTGGTGCTTGGGAAACCCTTTGACAGAGTTAGTATGGATTGAGGTGTGGGATAGAGGAGTTGCTGGTGTTTGAGGCTGGAAGGAAGCCCTCCATGAGACGGCTAGCACTCCGCGGCCCTGGGCTTATTTTCccagtgttgttttcttgcaACACTGCAAGAGGTGTTGCGTCAGGACTTGGGTCCCGATCCTTGCTTTTCTGTGAATTCCCATGGGGTGCCCTTGGGCAAGCCACACTCTCCCCCTCAGTGCATGAACAATCGTGACCACATTCCAGAGGATGAGCAAATGTTTTCAGAGGGCCAGGAGCTCAAAGGTTGTTGCTAGAACCACCAGCCCCCCAGGCATCCCCAGCAGCCTCTGAGCTGCCGGCTGTGCCTTTTTGCTGCCCCTTCTGTGCTGCCCCTTCGCTCTCCACCTTCTCCTGCTCAGACCTCTTCAGGCACCAAGGAGAGAACAATCCTGTCTCTTTGGCCAACTTAGCTTAGAGAAGCTCTTGTATTCCTCCTTGGATGTGCACGTGGACGTGTGAACTCTGGTGGGGAATGGAGGGTGTCTCACCCCCTCTCTGttgttccacccacccacccacccaccccgccttgcagcctttccttgggcctctttccacccccaccctggccaaGAGGACGCAGCACTTACCATCTTCCTCTGGTTGCTGAGGCAGAAAGTGCAGATCTGTTTGGGCTGCGAGTTCTCGCTTTCCCGTGTggatgggctgctgctgctgctgctgctgtggtggaAGAAGCCCGGCGTGGTGTGGCAGGGCTGCCCGTCTCCGCAGGCTTCCCCCACCAGCAGGACGTTGCCCAGGTGGGAGATGTAGCTGGAGGCCAGGCGCAGAGTCTCAATCTTGGAGAGCTTCCTGTCTGCCGGCTCCGTGGGGATGAGAGTCCGCAGGGCAGTGAAGGCCGTGTTGACGCTGTTGGTGCGGTCCCGCTCCCGTGCGTTGGCCGTGTGGCGCTGGCGGGGCTCCCTGTTGATCCGGCTGGACTTCTTGCCGCTCCGGCGCTTGGCGCTCTTGAGGCTGTAGCCGCCGGCATCCAGGTGGTACAGCTTCTCATCGGAGCCGGAGCTCTCGCTCCCGTTCTCCTCGTCCTCCGACAACATGCTGATCTCAGGGTACAGGAACCGGCTGGGAGCCGAGCGCAGCATGGCAAAGGACATGGCTGGCACTGGGAGCTGGGCAGGGGGGCTCGTcctccgggggggcgggggtccGGGGCCCTCAGCTCTGCTCCCTCATCCCTCAGTGGCTCTGCACACCTCAAGGTGGATGAGCAACTGCCGGCATCTCCTTCCCTGCAGCTCTCGCGTCTTGATTTGATGATTGTTTCCAGCCGGGAATCCTTGCCTCTTATGTTAGCAGCACCCGCTTTGCATCCGGAGTGGGTCTGTTCCCCCCAGCTGGCTGCCTTTGCTTAGAAAGGGTTAAGTCCCATGCTCACCCACTGCACAGCTGGGGCTTCctccatgcgcacacacacacacacgtgtgtgtctTAAGGCTCCTTTTGGAGCGTGGCAGGATCCGAGGCGTGTTTTATAGCACCAGTGAGTGGTTGGCCAgacaggcccctcctcctcctcctcctcctcctcctcctcctgcttgcagCAGCTTCACGCCTACCTGAGTGTTCCTTTccatttgggaggaaggaaggaggggaagccTGTCCCTCTGCAGGCTGTGGGGGGGCTGCAGGCATGGACTTCACCTGCTGGGTTCAGGACCTCAGCCTGCCCATGGCTGAGGGTGTGTCTGTCCAGACAGAATGGCATCTTGGCCCAGACTGGGCATCCCACACAGCCCAGAGGGGTGCAGGCCTTCCTTCTGTTGAAGAGCCCTTGGTTGCTGCTCAGAAGTTCTCCGTGCATTTAGTGAAGGGGGGGGAAGTGGCACAAGAGGCGCCCCCCCCAGCCCGGGGAGAGAGGCTGCTTGGATTGAGATTAGTCCttcagaaagagagagggcatccccCCAAGCATGACCAAAttgatcctgctgctgctgttaatggGGCACAGTGGGAAGGATTAACCCTTCCAGAGCCAGGCTTCGGGCACTTCTGCTCTGGAGAAACTGCTCTCTTTTCCAAGCCATAAGCTCTGTGTGAGGAGATGGTGCCTTCGTGTCCTCTCTCCAGCACACCCACCGCCCCTAAGGAACGGCTTCAGGCTGGGTTCTTCATGGCAAGGTCTGGGAGCCAGCGGCAGCTCCCACCGGCCCTCAGGGCAGCTCCCGGGCAAACGGTTTTCCAGGAAGGCCTGTGCAAAAGCGCCGGCCAAAGCTGAATGCGCcacgcagccccccccccgccccggagctCTGCTTTTCCTAGTGTCAGGGAGGGGGCGGCTGTCAGTGAAATGGAGCCCCGTCAAGCCCCAGTGATGTCTGGGAAGGGGAGCCCTGAACTGAGCCCTGGGGACTGTCCTCCTTCCCTGCACTTCCCCTCGGGGTGTGGGTCGGGGGCTTGGCAGGGCTCCGTTTCTGGCACTGGAGAAGGCGCAGCAGAGATCAGTGCACTGGGGAGGGCTCTTGCATTGGgcccccccctccctgcccaaacTGGCTCttgcttggaaaatagtgaagaccaCTGGTAGGCGGGGTGCCTGTGAGAGGAGTAGACTCGCCTTCCGTTGCTTGCTGCCCCCTGAGCTCCCCCAGAAGCGACGGGTGCGGGAGAGGCGCCTCGCCCACCCTCACCCGGGAAGGGCACAGCTGGCCTTGCTCTTGGCCTTGCcaagacagccccccccccccccgccgccactttGCCTGGCCTCCTTTCCAAGCTGCGCTGGTGGCATCTTCCTGCTCCAgccagcagggcctgtgtggCCCCTCCAAGCCCAGGCCcggcagggcagggctggccaGCCGGAGCCCCAGTCCAGAGTCCTggccccttccccccctccgctGGTTGCAAGTGGGCTGCATCTCCAGAGATGGCCCCCGCACTGCACCCCAGCCAGGGCTGTCTCGGGAGGAGCCAGCCCGTTGCCCTGGGGTCCCTGGCAGGCAGGCGCCTTTCCCAGGTCTTCCCCCTGACGAGACTGTGGGTGGGGCGCTCGATCTTCTGCCGCCCAAGTGTGACCTCTGCCCTTCGGCCGTTCCCCCACTTGTGGGGCAGGGCAGATCAGGCACTCGCCTTGGCCTTCCCACACCTCCCATCTTAGGGGCCAGCAGGTGCTGGGGTTAGTTTGCAGCCGGGGTGGGAGGTCGGCAGAGAGCAGCGGAAGCGGGTGTTGCTCTCTGCCTCCCTGGGGCCCTCCCAGGCCGCCTTTTGCCCACTGAAACCCTGAGTGCGGTTAAGCAGGCAGATCCTCTTCGGTATTTGGCCTTCGGGCTCCAGCTGcgagcggggggagagagaggaggcaggTGGGCATGCTGGACCCTAAGCGGTCCTCTACCCCTCGGGCCCTTCAGAGACATGCGCGGTTGGGGGGATCAGGGAGTGGAGAAAGCTCCCTTCTGGTTTCTGAGCCTTTCATAGCGAAGGCCTTGCACCCATTTTGCTTCTGCTTCAGCAATCAAGAGGTCTAGAAACTTAGCATCTCTAGAAAGCCGTTAATGGTCTTGGGAGGTCTTGGGCGAGCCTTCCTCCTCTCCAAGGGGCCTCTTGGGGTCTTGTGGTCTAATGGAGGTGGCATgggccccctccacccccaaatGCTGAGAGTGGGTCTCTGggctcccccactccccatggTGAGGAGCGGTGTGGCAGCAGGGGATTCTCGAAAGGTCCAGTCTGCCCGGAGAGGGAGGGCTCCGCCCCCGcccctctcgctctctctctccttcatgtGGACCGGCGGCTATTTTCAAGCAAGTGCTACTGGGAAAAGAATCCTCTCTCCTGCCAGGAATGTGTGCTGAGGAATGCCTCGGCCGTTCCAGGAGCAACTTCCAGACGTGTGGCTGAGTGACGGCAGCTCCTCGTGGGGGTGGGACTGATGGTGGGGGGGGCGCGTTTGTGCTGGAGGAGAGAGGCAGTGAGCTCACTCAGGCTGATGTGCTAACTacacggggggagggagggaggggagcaggaggctggctactggcagcgccccccccccccgccaccaggcAGGAAGCGGGCCATCTCTCTCCTGGAGGAATGCACCGttcttggcggcggcggctgcctgcCCTGACTGCTGCTCGGGATCCAGGGcgctcccgctgctgctgctgctgctgcttctgctgggcGCTGAGGAGGGGGCTGGCACTCACCCTTGCTCCTGCCACTGCCCGAGCTGCCAGTTCCCCAGGCCCCGGCAGGCCCCCCTGGCTGCtgccttggaaaagaggaaagggcCAGTGCCTGCAAGCCTCTCGCAGCCTGGATAGAGgacgccggggggggggcacacaccgCGGCTCctggctccccccccacacacacacaccccggtgctGCCTGCAAGATTTCACACTGGTCTGGTTCAGCTGCGAGGGGCAGGAGCTTGCTCTTGGGCACCACCCAATGCCCGCCAGCCCAGACTGTGAGGATGATGCCGCTGCTTTGCAGTTGGGCAGAGTCCACATGCTCCGTCCCCGTCCCCACGGGTTGATTGTTTTATTTTCGGGGCCGGGGGGGGTGGGCTTACAACAGTAGCAGAGCAATAAAACAGACGAAGCAATAACAActctaataaaaataaaaacaaagcagtgAAACAGATAAGCACAGAACAGCATCACTAGAACAGACCCTATTCaaactggattaaaaaaaattaaacccttTCAGATACAAGCTGCAGTAAAAGGCATGAAGAAATGGCCATGATGGGCCCAGGTGTGGGCAGCAGGAGGAGTTCTGGCTGGGCAAAAAGCATGGCTGGCTGCCAGGGACCTTGCGGCCACCAGGAATGAAGCCTTGTGCCGGGGCTGGGGTCAGGGGCCAGAGGCGGAGGCAACAGCCATGGCCCCCACTCCCTTCCAGGGTCCTTGGAGGGCCTGGGGCAGGCCTTGCCATGCTGAGGGTGTAGCTGGGTGGCTGAGTCAGGTGAATATAGGTGAGGGCTGCTCTTTGCCAGCCTCCCATTTCTCTTCCTGGCTATCCCTGGGGAGCGCGGCCAGAGCCCATCCCATGCTGGCCAAGGCTGACGTGCTGATGGATgggctggggggagagagcaGAAGGATCTCTCttttggagcggggggggggctccctgccACTTGTGGTTTCCAGGTGTTTATGGGGACCAGATGGTGGTGCAGCTGGGTGAGGGTGGCCCTGGGTTGCTGGATGTGTCAGGCCAAGGGGTCACATTCACACCTCCCCACCAGACGGGGGCCTGCctgtcatgggggtggggagggcagtttctctgctctgcctgctgcAGTTGAGGGGATGGGCTGGGAGTAGGGGAGCGAGAGGGAGCTGTGGGCTTGGTGGCTGGTGTGCTCTGAAGGCCCCTGTCTGGAACGAACCCGGGTGCGTGTGGAAACTGCAGGTTTTTCCTCCCTCCAGTGCGGGGCGCGGTGTTCTGGGACATGTGGTCTGTCCTTGGAGTCCTGGGGCATGGATTCCAGGGGCATGCGGCAAGCTGTGGattctctgcagctgcttccaGTAGTGGCCTTTGGGAAGCAAAAGTGCTCCCACGACTGCCATGAAGATGTCGATACCATTTTCAAGAAAAGTCCTCCAAGCAGTTTGCATCGAACAGTCATTAGatcagatggtcccctgtcccaaagtgGGAGTCACATCctgaaaagaagcacaagggagagcCCCGTAACCAGCTGCTGGGGTggtggccctctccatccccagatcTGGGGGCAGCTGTGCTGTGGATGGGGAGGGCAACTGGCTCatgcctccaggggctgttgctggcctctctcttcttcttagattgtgatccctttggggacagggagcctgtgagtgtgagagagagtgagagtgtgagtgtgcagtggtgtataaatatttgttgtatttgtgctgtcctggggctggatagggccagttgctctcctctgctaaatatcagagaagcaccactttgaaaggtgcctcttggctcagttagcggAGGGCGCTACAGAGACATTGATATACCCTGGAGAAGCAGGTGGGGTGGCTTTGATGCCctggcctccctcccctgctgtctTGGTAGCCTGATGTGGGCCTGGGGGTTGGGGAATAATATTGGCAAGGGAGACgcccttttgctgctgctgctgctgctgctgctgctgcctccacctccagCAGTGCGTCATGCCTGCCGAGGTTGAGCAGGGGCTGATGTGGAGCTGGCCAGGCGTGAGGCCGGAGGCTGGCAGCCCTCTGCATGCTGGGAAATGTGTGGCGCCCGACTCTGCCTGGCCAGGCCCTGGAATGCGGccggctgctggtgctgctgaccACCCCGCCCCTCCTGCCTTTAACAAGTTTCCGAAGGGTGCCCATAAATCCCCAGCCCTGCCTTTAATGAGCCGCTGCTTGCTGTGCTTGGTGGTGGCGCCCAGGCCGTGCTTCCAATCATGGAGCCATTAGCGGTGGTGGAGTCGAACctgcccagccctttcccctgcttTGCCAGatgcgggtggggtgggagggaggctgggctCCTTCTGGGTGCGATGGAGGGGCCGGCCCATGGCTGCCAATTAATGGGCTCCAGGTGGGAGTCCTGGCCAGCTGCTGCCCCTGAGGTCACCTGTGGCTTTGCCCCGTGGCCTGCCTCCTCACTGCCTTCTCCTGCTTGTTcagggtggtggctgctgctgctgccgcctcttgaGGAGagactgggagagtcagtcacATGTTGAGAAGGTGATGATGTCCCACCAGTTGCCTTGAGTGGCAATTTCACCACCCCAGGGACCCAGATGGTGGCCAGGCCGTCTATGCTGTGCTGATGCTTGCCAtggctgctggtgccccagtctTGGCTACCTTCTGGCACTGTACATGCCAGGGTGGTGGAAGGAgccagctgggaaagcttggCTGTCTTGCCAGCTTCTGCTAACGGCTTGCAAATACCAGAAACTTTGCTGTGCTGTGTCTCTGTAGATAGGCTGCAGGCAAAGAAGCCACATGGGGCATGTGTTGGGGCTCCTTTCTGAGCATTGCccacaaaatctcctgtattcgggccaacttggattccactttttctgcagggtctacgaaggaggtgtccagcaatccttcttgcagtattaggttggatcagtttcaatctgtgattcctgtggatgtggacaagctgcttggagcagtgcggtccaccacttgttctctagacccttgcccgacttggctgcttcaatctagcagggagattattcgaggaggcctggtgaatatcttaaatgcattgctgagtgagggtaaggtgcctccatgcttgaa contains:
- the SCX gene encoding basic helix-loop-helix transcription factor scleraxis; protein product: MSFAMLRSAPSRFLYPEISMLSEDEENGSESSGSDEKLYHLDAGGYSLKSAKRRSGKKSSRINREPRQRHTANARERDRTNSVNTAFTALRTLIPTEPADRKLSKIETLRLASSYISHLGNVLLVGEACGDGQPCHTTPGFFHHSSSSSSSPSTRESENSQPKQICTFCLSNQRKMSKDRDRKTAIRS